A window from Citrus sinensis cultivar Valencia sweet orange chromosome 3, DVS_A1.0, whole genome shotgun sequence encodes these proteins:
- the LOC102620234 gene encoding uncharacterized protein LOC102620234, translating to MSQQRPLQMVGGNHPGDYNDTTFTKIFVGGLAWETQRDTMRRYFEQFGEILEAVVITDKNTGRSKGYGFVTFKDPEAAMRACQNPSPVIDGRRANCNLASLGAHKTRPPTPQHGGGRFRPAPGLVAPPAYHGGFSSSYVHQPTGQYTFPYSAYGYTGYSQDTMYALNYYNIYGGQQFSPYYGTGSSGSPGMFHNFYPFYAQYAQSSQAQGFGVHYPQMLQYGPFLPHHYGTAGILSLPTSMPATTSSTGVTTTTIGVTGTGTSALQASATASEQNSST from the exons ATGTCTCAACAAAGGCCATTACAGATGGTGGGTGGTAACCATCCTGGAGATTACAATGACACAACTTTCACAAAAATTTTTGTCGGAGGGTTGGCTTGGGAGACTCAGAGAGATACCATGAGACGTTATTTTGAGCAATTTGGTGAGATCCTTGAGGCTGTTGTTATCACGGACAAGAACACAGGGAGATCCAAGGGTTATGGCTTT GTCACGTTCAAGGATCCTGAAGCAGCCATGCGAGCATGTCAAAACCCATCTCCGGTGATTGATGGAAGAAGAGCTAACTGCAATCTTGCATCTCTTGGTGCACACAAGACTCGTCCGCCAACTCCTCAACATG GTGGAGGACGGTTTAGACCAGCACCAGGATTGGTGGCTCCGCCTGCTTATCATGGTGGCTTCTCATCATCTTATGTCCATCAACCCACCGGCCAATACACATTTCCTTATTCAGCTTATGG GTACACTGGATATTCCCAAGACACAATGTATGCTTTG AActattacaatatttatggAGGTCAACAATTCTCACCTTACTATGGAACTGGGTCATCAGGGTCACCTGGAATGTTTCACAATTTCTATCCATTTTATGCTCAATATGCACAGAGCAGTCAAGCTCAAGGGTTTGGGGTTCATTATCCCCAAATGCTACAATATGGCCCTTTCTTGCCTCACCATTATGGCACTGCCGGAATCTTGTCACTTCCAACTTCTATGCCCGCCACAACTTCTTCAACAG GTGTAACGACGACAACAATAGGGGTGACTGGAACGGGAACTAGTGCTCTGCAAGCCTCGGCAACGGCTTCCGAACAAAATTCATCAACATAG